A genome region from Catenulispora sp. EB89 includes the following:
- a CDS encoding VOC family protein, giving the protein MAFTYQVVVDSADPHALADWWAEAIGWDLEPSNEDFIRSMVAAGHATEADTKTHNGVLVWALGQAIVHPDGKDAGPGSRILFQVVPEPKTVKNRVHLDIKVGEGNLESELARLAARGAKVLHRGQQGPSRWVTIADPEGNELCLHS; this is encoded by the coding sequence ATGGCGTTCACCTATCAAGTCGTCGTCGACTCCGCCGACCCGCACGCTCTGGCCGACTGGTGGGCCGAGGCGATCGGGTGGGACCTGGAGCCCTCGAACGAGGACTTCATCCGCTCGATGGTCGCCGCCGGCCACGCCACCGAGGCCGACACCAAGACCCACAACGGCGTCCTGGTCTGGGCCCTCGGCCAGGCGATCGTGCACCCCGACGGCAAGGACGCCGGGCCCGGCTCGCGCATCCTGTTCCAGGTGGTGCCCGAGCCCAAGACCGTGAAGAACCGCGTGCACCTGGACATCAAGGTCGGCGAGGGGAACCTGGAGAGCGAGCTGGCGCGGCTGGCCGCGCGTGGAGCCAAGGTGCTGCACCGGGGCCAGCAGGGACCGTCGCGCTGGGTCACCATCGCCGACCCCGAGGGCAATGAATTGTGTCTGCACTCGTGA
- a CDS encoding RNA-binding S4 domain-containing protein translates to MTSDATAVRVDSWIWSVRLTKSRSMAADACRGGHVKVNNESVKPSHLLRVGDEVRVRQDQRERVVVVSKLITKRVSAPAAAECYVDNSPPPPPRELFVAVAVRDRGAGRPTKRERRDMDRLRGRPF, encoded by the coding sequence ATGACGTCCGATGCCACCGCCGTCCGCGTGGACAGCTGGATCTGGTCGGTGCGGCTGACCAAGTCCCGGTCGATGGCCGCCGACGCCTGCCGCGGCGGGCACGTGAAGGTGAACAACGAGAGCGTGAAGCCCTCGCACCTGCTGCGCGTCGGCGACGAGGTGCGGGTGCGGCAGGACCAGCGCGAGCGGGTCGTGGTGGTGAGCAAGCTGATCACGAAGCGGGTCAGCGCCCCGGCCGCCGCCGAGTGCTACGTCGACAACAGCCCGCCGCCCCCGCCCCGGGAGCTGTTCGTCGCGGTCGCGGTGCGCGACCGCGGCGCCGGGCGGCCGACGAAGCGCGAGCGGCGGGACATGGACCGGCTGCGCGGGCGGCCTTTCTAG
- a CDS encoding aldehyde dehydrogenase family protein → MSDQGSANGAAVGVLEPGAPSFVSYDPADGGEVATFPAMTAEQVRAVVAEARRAAAWWSALTWAERERRLRKWAGVITRGLDELGELMHRENGKPRGDAFLEAFLAIEHIGWAAGHARKVLHPRRVGTGLLMSNHAATLEYQPLGVVGVIGPWNYPVFTPMGSIAYALAAGNAVVFKPSEYTTAIGKWIVDAFDKANPDAPHKVLRLITGTGPTGAALCESGVDKIAFTGSARTGRKVMAACAPSLTPVLMECGGKDAMIVAADADLSKAADAALWGAMSNAGQTCVGIERVYVVDSVKDKFVAELTSQIQKLALTPGEGPDAAYGPMTMPSQIDVVRRHIDDAIAKGATVLVGGSGAVQAPYVEPTVLLDTPEDSSAVREETFGPTITVKGVRDVEEAVELANATDYGLGASVFARRGGTAIARRLRSGMTSVNAVIAFAGIPGLPFGGVGESGFGRIHGADGLREFTRPKAITRRRYSTPFEPATFARNPKTFAIMKKYAETRYGRKK, encoded by the coding sequence ATGAGCGATCAGGGTTCAGCTAACGGCGCGGCTGTCGGCGTCCTGGAACCGGGCGCCCCCAGTTTCGTCTCCTACGACCCCGCCGACGGCGGTGAGGTCGCCACCTTCCCCGCCATGACCGCCGAGCAGGTGCGCGCGGTCGTGGCCGAGGCACGCCGGGCCGCCGCCTGGTGGTCCGCGCTGACCTGGGCCGAGCGCGAGCGGCGGCTGCGCAAGTGGGCCGGCGTCATCACCCGCGGGCTCGACGAGCTCGGCGAGCTCATGCACCGGGAGAACGGCAAGCCGCGCGGCGACGCCTTCCTGGAGGCCTTCCTCGCCATCGAGCACATCGGCTGGGCCGCCGGGCACGCGCGCAAGGTGCTGCACCCGCGCCGGGTCGGCACCGGCCTGCTGATGTCCAACCACGCCGCGACGCTGGAGTACCAGCCGCTGGGCGTGGTCGGCGTCATCGGCCCGTGGAACTACCCCGTGTTCACCCCGATGGGCTCGATCGCCTACGCGCTGGCCGCCGGCAACGCCGTGGTGTTCAAGCCTTCGGAGTACACCACCGCGATCGGCAAGTGGATCGTCGACGCGTTCGACAAGGCCAACCCGGACGCGCCGCACAAGGTGCTGCGGCTGATCACCGGGACCGGGCCGACCGGGGCCGCGTTGTGCGAGTCGGGCGTGGACAAGATCGCGTTCACCGGCAGCGCCCGGACCGGCCGCAAGGTGATGGCCGCGTGCGCGCCGTCGCTGACGCCGGTGCTGATGGAGTGCGGCGGCAAGGACGCGATGATCGTGGCCGCCGACGCGGACCTGTCCAAGGCCGCCGACGCCGCGCTGTGGGGCGCGATGTCCAACGCCGGGCAGACCTGCGTGGGCATCGAGCGGGTCTACGTCGTGGACTCGGTGAAGGACAAGTTCGTCGCCGAGCTGACCTCGCAGATCCAGAAGCTGGCGCTGACCCCCGGCGAGGGGCCGGACGCCGCCTACGGCCCGATGACCATGCCCTCGCAGATCGACGTGGTGCGCCGGCACATCGACGACGCCATCGCCAAGGGCGCCACGGTCCTGGTCGGCGGCAGCGGCGCGGTGCAGGCCCCGTACGTCGAGCCGACCGTGCTCCTGGACACGCCCGAGGACTCCAGCGCGGTGCGCGAGGAGACCTTCGGCCCGACCATCACGGTCAAGGGCGTGCGCGACGTCGAGGAGGCCGTCGAGCTCGCCAACGCCACCGACTACGGCCTCGGTGCCTCGGTCTTCGCCCGCCGGGGCGGCACGGCCATCGCCCGGCGCCTGCGCAGCGGCATGACCTCGGTCAACGCGGTCATCGCCTTCGCCGGGATCCCGGGCCTGCCGTTCGGCGGCGTCGGGGAGTCCGGCTTCGGCCGCATCCACGGCGCGGACGGGCTGCGCGAGTTCACCCGCCCGAAGGCGATCACGCGGCGCCGCTACTCGACGCCGTTCGAGCCCGCGACGTTCGCGCGCAACCCGAAGACCTTCGCGATCATGAAGAAGTACGCCGAGACGCGGTACGGCCGCAAGAAGTAG